A single window of Vigna radiata var. radiata cultivar VC1973A chromosome 4, Vradiata_ver6, whole genome shotgun sequence DNA harbors:
- the LOC106758066 gene encoding uncharacterized protein LOC106758066 isoform X1, whose protein sequence is MSTDLSVILPRVLIVSRRSVRKNKFVDFVGEYHLDLIVGYGAVPVIVPRVSGVHMLLDSFEPIHGVLLCEGEDIDPSWYEEDTSGLSQEELEEIRRLHVSDTAIDKEKDSIELSLAKLCLERNIPYLGICRGSQILNVACGGTLYQDIGKELSVKCPENKRVMHINYDDYDGHRHDVEVVEDTPLHHWFKDSLEDGKMDIWVNSYHHQGVKRLAQRFVPMAFAPDGLIEGFYDPDAYNPEEGKFIMGLQFHPERMRKPDSDEFDYPGCPFAYKEFVKAVVAYQKKLNNLTTVQKPVKLNKEMENKRKIIVRSFSLAKNLYNAGRGTNSPRDSELEIGAEFLESNTALSAQQENRLKQMGATVRNARSYKERVKLNEEREKMARGVMRKMSVEQLSELLSFYHTMGQICSEVLDIKIHGLVTPQ, encoded by the exons ATGTCCACCGATCTCTCCGTCATTCTCCCTCGTGTTCTCATTGTCTCTAGACGAAGCGTTCGCAAGAACAAGTTCGTTGATTTCGTCG GTGAATATCACCTGGATCTTATAGTAGGGTATGGCGCTGTGCCCGTGATTGTTCCTCGCGTTTCTGGGGTGCACATGTTGTTGGATAGCTTTGAGCCAATCCATGGCGTGCTTCTGTGCGAAGGGGAGGACATTGATCCCTCTTGGTATGAAGAAGATACCTCGGGTCTTTCACAAGAGGAATTGGAAGAGATTAGAAGGCTTCATGTGAGTGACACGGCcattgataaagaaaaagactcGATTGAGTTGAGCCTGGCGAAGCTATGCCTGGAGAGGAACATTCCCTATTTGGGAATCTGCAGGGGCTCACAGATTCTTAATGTAGCATGTGGGGGTACCCTTTACCAGGACATTGGGAAAGAGCTTTCGGTCAAGTGTCCAGAGAATAAAAGGGTGATGCACATAAACTATGACGATTATGATGGGCATAGGCACGATGTGGAAGTGGTTGAGGACACCCCTTTGCATCATTGGTTTAAGGATTCTTTAGAAGATGGAAAAATGGATATTTGGGTTAATAGCTATCACCATCAAGGGGTGAAGAGATTGGCACAGCGTTTTGTTCCAATGGCCTTTGCACCTGATGGTTTGATTGAAGGGTTTTATGACCCTGATGCTTATAATCCAGAAGAGGGTAAGTTCATTATGGGATTGCAATTTCACCCTGAGCGTATGAGGAAGCCTGATTCGGACGAGTTTGATTACCCAGGATGCCCCTTTGCTTATAAG GAATTTGTAAAGGCGGTTGTTGCTTATCAGAAGAAGTTGAACAACTTAACAACAGTCCAAAAACCTGTTAAGCTTAATAAggaaatggaaaacaaaagaaagattaTAGTGCGTAGTTTCTCACTTGCCAAAAACCTCTACAACGCTGGTCGTGGAACCAATTCCCCCAGAGACTCTGAACTTGAAATTGGAGCAGAGTTTCTTGAG TCGAACACAGCCTTGAGTGCGCAGCAAGAGAACAGGCTAAAGCAAATGGGTGCAACGGTTAGAAATGCAAGATCATACAAAGAAAGAGTGAAACTGAATGAGGAAAGGGAAAAGATGGCGAGAGGTGTGATGAGGAAAATGTCAGTGGAACAGTTGTCAGAGCTCTTGTCTTTCTATCACACAATGGGGCAGATTTGTTCAGAAGTATTGGACATAAAGATACATGGCCTTGTCACTCCTCAATGA
- the LOC106758066 gene encoding uncharacterized protein LOC106758066 isoform X2 produces MSTDLSVILPRVLIVSRRSVRKNKFVDFVGEYHLDLIVGYGAVPVIVPRVSGVHMLLDSFEPIHGVLLCEGEDIDPSWYEEDTSGLSQEELEEIRRLHVSDTAIDKEKDSIELSLAKLCLERNIPYLGICRGSQILNVACGGTLYQDIGKELSVKCPENKRVMHINYDDYDGHRHDVEVVEDTPLHHWFKDSLEDGKMDIWVNSYHHQGVKRLAQRFVPMAFAPDGLIEGFYDPDAYNPEEGKFIMGLQFHPERMRKPDSDEFDYPGCPFAYKSNTALSAQQENRLKQMGATVRNARSYKERVKLNEEREKMARGVMRKMSVEQLSELLSFYHTMGQICSEVLDIKIHGLVTPQ; encoded by the exons ATGTCCACCGATCTCTCCGTCATTCTCCCTCGTGTTCTCATTGTCTCTAGACGAAGCGTTCGCAAGAACAAGTTCGTTGATTTCGTCG GTGAATATCACCTGGATCTTATAGTAGGGTATGGCGCTGTGCCCGTGATTGTTCCTCGCGTTTCTGGGGTGCACATGTTGTTGGATAGCTTTGAGCCAATCCATGGCGTGCTTCTGTGCGAAGGGGAGGACATTGATCCCTCTTGGTATGAAGAAGATACCTCGGGTCTTTCACAAGAGGAATTGGAAGAGATTAGAAGGCTTCATGTGAGTGACACGGCcattgataaagaaaaagactcGATTGAGTTGAGCCTGGCGAAGCTATGCCTGGAGAGGAACATTCCCTATTTGGGAATCTGCAGGGGCTCACAGATTCTTAATGTAGCATGTGGGGGTACCCTTTACCAGGACATTGGGAAAGAGCTTTCGGTCAAGTGTCCAGAGAATAAAAGGGTGATGCACATAAACTATGACGATTATGATGGGCATAGGCACGATGTGGAAGTGGTTGAGGACACCCCTTTGCATCATTGGTTTAAGGATTCTTTAGAAGATGGAAAAATGGATATTTGGGTTAATAGCTATCACCATCAAGGGGTGAAGAGATTGGCACAGCGTTTTGTTCCAATGGCCTTTGCACCTGATGGTTTGATTGAAGGGTTTTATGACCCTGATGCTTATAATCCAGAAGAGGGTAAGTTCATTATGGGATTGCAATTTCACCCTGAGCGTATGAGGAAGCCTGATTCGGACGAGTTTGATTACCCAGGATGCCCCTTTGCTTATAAG TCGAACACAGCCTTGAGTGCGCAGCAAGAGAACAGGCTAAAGCAAATGGGTGCAACGGTTAGAAATGCAAGATCATACAAAGAAAGAGTGAAACTGAATGAGGAAAGGGAAAAGATGGCGAGAGGTGTGATGAGGAAAATGTCAGTGGAACAGTTGTCAGAGCTCTTGTCTTTCTATCACACAATGGGGCAGATTTGTTCAGAAGTATTGGACATAAAGATACATGGCCTTGTCACTCCTCAATGA
- the LOC106758521 gene encoding LEAF RUST 10 DISEASE-RESISTANCE LOCUS RECEPTOR-LIKE PROTEIN KINASE-like 2.1, which produces MKRTGQRLPNIIAYTFSSRIFSHPPKMKPKLTLHPCFIFVLLLISTNAPTYLCENDARYTNCRNAFTCGDTKLDLRYPFSGENRGSYCGEEKLTCEKQVPKITINDAKYRILDWHNTTQTITMARDDYWDGICVNDYKNSTFDNTQYDHQYNDLGNVTLFYCPSDIAPSILTEFHKENCAADKFVFFTSLPVPPYTGNCTVVVIPIFETNASLVRENKINEALRNGFELNWEGDNGECEKCSDSGGECGVDEGDGRFQCFCVDRPRSAICKV; this is translated from the exons ATGAAACGCACTGGTCAGAGACTTCCCAATATAATTGCATACACCTTCTCCTCCCGCATCTTTTCTCATCCTCCAAAAATGAAACCTAAGCTAACTCTTCACCCTTGTTTCATCTTCGTTCTGTTGCTCATCTCAACCAATGCTCCGACCTATCTTTGTGAGAATGATGCTCGATACACCAACTGTAGGAACGCTTTTACATGCGGAGATACCAAGCTGGATCTCAGGTACCCCTTCTCGGGAGAAAACAGAGGTAGTTATTGCGGCGAAGAGAAGCTCACGTGTGAAAAACAAGTCCCAAAGATAACCATCAACGATGCCAAGTACCGTATTCTTGATTGGCATAATACAACACAGACAATAACAATGGCCAGGGATGATTATTGGGATGGTATCTGTGTGAATGACTACAAGAACAGCACCTTTGATAACACTCAATACGATCACCAATATAATGATCTTGGTAACGTCACGCTCTTTTATTGCCCTTCAGATATAGCTCCCTCTATACTCACGgaatttcataaagaaaattgTGCTGCTGATAAATTTGTCTTCTTCACTTCCCTACCTGTACCTCCGTACACGGGGAATTGCACGGTTGTGGTGATTCCGATATTTGAAACCAACGCTTCACTTGTGcgtgaaaacaaaataaacgaGGCGTTACGGAATGGTTTTGAGTTGAATTGGGAGGGAGATAACGGGGAGTGTGAGAAGTGCAGTGATTCTGGTGGAGAGTGTGGAGTTGATGAAGGAGATGGAAGATTTCAATGTTTCTGCGTGGATAGACCCCGTTCTGCTATATGCAAAG TATGA
- the LOC106758522 gene encoding putative cysteine-rich receptor-like protein kinase 31 → MDERKRKVSLRIWILIIVPTTVFITFIFLCYYLIKRKPKKSNKSLLRENFGKESLTLEPLQFNLATLKAATNNFSEQNRIGKGGFGEVYKGILLDGQHVAVKMLSKNSTQGAKEFKNEVSVIAKLQHRNLVTFIGFCLEEQTKILIYEYVSNKSLDYFLFDSQLSKLLSWTERYNIIKGIARGIFYLHELSRLKVIHRDLKPSNVLLDENMIPKISDFGLAKIVEINQDQVNTNKIVGTFGYMPPEYAMFGQFSEKLDVFSFGVMVLEIITGKKNLSSHKPHVPEGLLSYVWRQWRDQTWLDILDPNIKENYSEFEVTKCIQIGLLCVQQNPDVRPTMTDVLSYFSSYFNELPSSQEPAFFLNERSNPTIFPQESNINQPINNCIPFSTNKMSVSEFLPR, encoded by the exons ATGGATGAAA gaaaaagaaaagtatcatTGCGAATATGGATCTTGATTATTGTACCTACAACTGTTTTTATAACATTCATCTTTTTGTGCTACTATCTGATCAAGAGAAAACCAAAAAAGAGCAATAAGAGTCTCCTAAGAGAAAATt TTGGTAAAGAAAGTCTCACTTTAGAGCCCCTACAATTCAACTTGGCCACACTTAAAGCAGCAACCAACAATTTTTCAGAGCAAAATAGGATTGGCAAAGGAGGATTTGGAGAAGTTTATAAG gGAATTCTTCTTGATGGACAACACGTAGCAGTAAAAATGCTCTCAAAAAATTCGACGCAAGGTGCAAAGGAGTTTAAAAATGAAGTTTCAGTTATAGCTAAACTACAACATAGAAATCTTGTGACATTTATTGGTTTCTGTCTTGAGGAGCAAACTAAAATTCTTATATATGAATATGTATCAAACAAGAGTCTTGACTACTTTTTATTTG ATTCTCAACTATCAAAATTGTTAAGTTGGACTGAACGGTATAATATTATCAAAGGGATTGCTCgaggaatattttatttacatgaacTTTCTCGGCTCAAAGTTATACATCGTGATCTCAAACCAAGTAATGTTTTGTTAGATGAAAATATGATTCCAAAAATTTCAGATTTTGGTCTAGCTAAGATTGTTGAAATAAATCAAGATCAAgtcaatacaaataaaattgttGGGACATT TGGATATATGCCTCCAGAATATGCAATGTTTGGACAATTTTCAGAAAAGttagatgtttttagttttggaGTCATGGTTCTAGAAATTATTACTGGCAAAAAGAATTTGAGTTCTCACAAACCACATGTTCCTGAAGGTCTCTTAAGTTAT GTATGGAGACAATGGAGGGACCAAACGTGGTTAGACATATTAGATCCAAATatcaaagaaaattattcaGAATTTGAGGTTACTAAGTGCATTCAAATTGGTTTATTATGCGTTCAACAAAATCCTGATGTCAGACCTACAATGACAGATGTTCTATCATACTTTAGTAGTTATTTCAATGAACTACCAAGTTCACAAGAACCAgcatttttcttaaatgaaagGTCGAATCCAACAATATTTCCTCAGgaatcaaatattaatcaaCCTATCAACAACTGTATTCCATTCTCTACTAATAAAATGTCTGTAAGTGAATTTTTACCTCGatag